In the genome of Candidatus Margulisiibacteriota bacterium, the window GGCCAACCATGGGCCCAAGACCGATAAAGTCATCCAACACCAGGTTGCCCATCGCCCCGATGGAACCGGAGAGCGATCCCTTTCCAGTGCTGATATACAGACCGGAGAGAGAAGTGTTGAGCCCCATTCCGAACAATCCAGCGGAAGCGGCCGGCTTAACGACGACCGGGGCTGGCGGAACAGGAGCGACTGGCGGTGGCGGCGGTGCGATAGGAGCCGGCATGGCTTTGGCCGGAGAAGCCTTTTTCACGGCCTTCTTGACCACCTTCTTAACCACTTTCTTCTTAACCACTTTCTTCTTGGCAACGACCTTCTTTTTAACAACGGCCGCAGCATCTGAAGAGTAGACTCCCGCAACACCGACAAAGAACGCCAACAAAACAAATAAACCTACTAATCTTTTCATTGTAATTTTTCACCTCCTTATACTTAGAATTATAACAGTCGAGCCTTTTCTGTCAAGGATTGTTGCAATTAATTACCAAAGGTCAGGCGATACCCCAGCAGGACCGTCATCCCCTTATAGCTCGGGGAAAAACCGGTCTGGACGATCGCATAACCCAATTCGCCATAAACCGTCCCGCCAAAACCTTCGCTCTCCACTCCATAGTACACCTCACCGCCGACAGTCCCCTGCTTCATCCCGCTGGTCAGGGCGACATAATTAAGGCCGCAACCGAGGTAATTCTCAACACCGGTAAACCAGCCGGGGGGGAAACTAAAGATCAGGTCAAGGTTGACCGGGACGAAGCGCCGGCCATCGACGCGGCCCTGGGCCAGCCCGGTCGCCAGCCGGAAATTGACCGTCGCTGGGCCGAAAACGATCCGCAAAGGGACCCTGACCTCACCCAGGACGCTGGTCAGCCCGGCAAAAAAACCATAAGTCACGCCGACCTCATGGCGGAAACGGGAGCGCGGCTTGACCTCGGCCTCGGGCGAAGAGTGGACCTGTTCTTCCGGGCCGGCTTCGAGGCTGGCTAGCGCGTCGGTCGCCGCCCGGCGGGTGATCGGTTTCTGCAAGCTTTTTTTCTGGGGAGCGATCTTGGCCTTAAGTTTGGCCAGTTTGGCCTGGAGCAGATCTATCTTATCCAGGATATCGGCCTTCAGTTGTTTTTTCTTGGCCTTGGCCAGGCGCGCTTTCAAGACCGAGATCTGTTTTTGCAGTTGTTTTATTCCAGCCTGGGCTTTAGTGAACGACGCTTTGACGGCCGGCTTGGCGACAGGTTTTTTCTGGGCCAGGCCCGGGCCGGCCAGCAATAACAGGAGAATAAGACCGACGCATAATTGTCCGCGCATTTCTTCTCTTTAATTCTACCCTTTGCCGGCAGGTTGTCAAGCCGGTATCGCAATGCTATAATCGACGACCAATAGGGGGTAATCGTCATGAAAAAAATATTGGTGTTCGGGCTATTCTGCGCTCTGGCGGCCTCAACCGCTTCGGGCGCCCTGCTCCGAGCGGATAAAGTGCTGGTGGTCACCGGGACCGGCCAGGTCCAGACCACGCCCGACACGGCCATAGTGCGGCTCGGGGTTGAGGTCAGCCGCAAGCTCGCCCAGGAAGCGCAAAGCGACAATGCCGCCGTCATGCAAAAAATCGCCGCGGCTATCGCCAAACTCGGGATCCCGGCCGAGAAGGTCCAAACCTCCGGCTACAATATTTGGGCGGAAACGAAGTACGAACAGAACCAGCCCCCGAGGACCGTCGGTTATCGCTGCGCCAACCAGGTCAATGTCGTGATCGAGGACCTGGCCAAGATCTCCCGGGTGATCGACTTCGGGATTAACGCCGGCGCGAACAATGTCCAGGGAATATCTTTCTTCCGGAAAGACGACGCGGCCGCCAAACGGCTGGCGCTGGAAGGAGCGGTCAAAGACGCCGCGGCTAAAGCGCTGGCGATCGCCCAGGCCGCCAATCTCAAGCTTCGAGGGATCAAGAGCATAATTGAAAGCGGCGCGGCCGTTCTGCCGCCCAGCAACCAGGTGGTCCGGGCGATGAGCGTGGCCGGCGAGAACACGCCGGTCTCCCCCGGCCTGGTGGAAGTGCGCGGCAATGTCAGCGTCACCTACGATGTCGACTAATAAGCAGGAATATACCCGTGGTCAGGCCGGTCGCGCTCTGGTCACGGCCGAAATTTCTCTTTTTCTTCTTCTTTCAGGCGGCTGACGACTTTTTCCCGCTTTTCCGCCATCCGGTCGAGCTTGTAAACGAAAAACAGGACCTCGGCAACCAGCGTGTACATTTCCGGTGGTATTTCCACGTCCAGCTCCAGTTTGGACAGGAGCTTGGCCAGTTCCGGGTCTTCGTATAACGGGATCTTGTTCTCATCGGCTATCCGCAAGATCTCATCAGCGACCGGGCCGCGGCCGGAAGCGATCACCAGCGGCGCCTTGTCCCGGTCAACATCGTATCTGATGGCGATCGCCGCCTTCCTGGCCGGCGCCGCCTTGTCTTTGTCGTCGGCCAATTCTTCACCCGGTCCGGGTATTCGCTGTTCTGCCATTATTTATGCCTCAAGATCGATCTTTCTCATGACCTCATCAAGGTTGGCCAGTATCGGGATGAGGTACGGGCGGATCTTGCAGAGCGCCGGGTCGACCTTGACCTGATACCCCGTGATCAGAAAATTCTTATCGGCCAGCTTCTGCTGGAACTCGCCGTACTGCTTGGCGATCAGGCTCCGCCCCTCATCACCGTACTCCTTCTCATTAAAGACGAAGACCACATAGACCTTGTTGTCTTTAACGATCATGGTGATAACCATCTTACCCAACTGCGTGGTTTCCATGGCAATGACCACCTGCGTGTTGCGGGGATCGACCTGGGCCTCTTTCCCCTCACCCTGGCGTTTGACGACGATCTCGAAGGTCGTATGGGGCGTGGTCATGGCGTTGGGGATCTGCTGATAATGGTAATTGACCTCCTGGCGCCCTTTTTGGGACAGGATCGCCTGGGCGATAAGATTTTGCTGGAGGCTGTCCAGTTTCCCCGACACTTCCGCCATGGCGCTGGCCAAAGCCTGGGCTTCCGGAGAACCCTTGGCCGGCGCTTTTTCCTTTAAACCCTGGAGGAGCGCTTTGAGGGCGCGAACATCGTTCAAGGCGCCGATCTGCTTGAAGAGCTCCCCTTTACCGGAAAATTTATTGGAGACGTTTTGAAAAGATTCGTCGACCTGGGCGAGCAGCGCGGTCAATTGGGCCAGCAGGGACGGATCCATCAACGCCTTCCCAGCCCCCAGGGCCGACGACAGGTTGCCCAGCGCCGACTGCAGGGAAGAGAGCTGCGCCGCCAGCGCCGGGTTTTCCGACATCACCCCGCCGAGCATTTTGGCCGCGGCCGGGGAGTCGATCCCTTTCATCAGCAGGACGATGGCCGCTTCCTGCATCGTCTGTGATTTATCGCTCCCCTGGAGCATGGTCATGATCTTGACGAAATTCGAGCGGGATATTTCCAGCCCGTTGCGGACCATGAGAGAAGCCAGCTGCGTATTGGCGTCGCTTGGCTCGAGTTGTAAACTAAGAAGATGGGAACGGAGGTCTTCAACCGTTAAGGCGCGGGCAATGGTCGCGGCCGGCTTACCAGCCACGGTGGCCTGGGCTCCGGCCTGGGCTTGCTGGGTCGGGGCGGCCTTGGACGCCGCGGAGGCCGGGGAGCTCTGGGCGGGGACATTTCTGGCCGAGCCGGTGGTTTCCGCCTGGGAAGAACTGGTCACGGAGGTCGGCTTGCTAGTCGGCCAAATGATAGGTTTTCCGGGGTGGATTCCACCCCCTTCCGCTTGAAACTCACCCATAATAAAGTGCCGTTACTTTTTGGCCGGTTGGCCTTCAACCTTGGCTGGCGGAGCGCCTGGCGCCGATTTTTCCTTGACCTTCTCGTCCGCCACTGCCGCCGCCCCCTCGGTCGCCGCCGCGGCCACTTCGGCCGGCGTCGGGATCGGGGCCGCCACCACCTCTTCCTTGGTCGGCGGCGAACAATTGGCGATCATTTCGGTCGGGGTGGTAAGGACCTTGACCTTGGCCGTGATCGCCAGGTCGCTGACGTGGAGGGAATCGTTAATGTTCAAGGCCGAAACGTCGATCAGGAACTTATCAGGGATGTTACCCGGCAGACATTCCACTTCCACCTCGCGCAAACCGTGGACCAGGACACCGCCGGTCTCTTTGACGCCGAGCGGGATGCCGGTCAGCTCGATCCGGACCCGGGTCCGGATCGCCTCATCCATAACGATGTGGCGGAAATCAACATGGAGTATCTCGTCGGTCAACGGGTTCATCTGCACTTCTTGGGTCAGGACGGAGATATCTTTGACCTTGCCGCCGGCGACCTTAAGGGTGACGATCGCGTTCCGCCCCGCCACGGACCTTAAAATTTGCTTGATAAAACTCTTGCCGTCAATGGCCAGCGCCAGTGCTTTGATCTTTTTACCATAGACGACCGCCGGGACCAGTCCCTGGCGGCGCAACCCTTTAAGTTTTTTCCCTATCTCTTCCCTTGGTTTGGCCTCAAGTATGATCTTTTCCATAGTTCCTTATTTTACCAAATCTATTGCCCCGTGTCAAAAGCTTCCTGGGTCGCCAGGCGGTTGTCCCGGTACCAGGTCAGGATGTCGCGGGCAACATAGGCGGCCGAGCGGTCGCCATGCTGGCCGTGTTCCACGAAAGAGGTAATGACGATCCGCGGCTTATCGGACGGCGCGTAACAGACGAACCAGGCGTGAGGCAAGCCCGGATTCTCGGCGGTGCCGGTCTTGCCGGCAGCCGGCAGGCCTTTGATCTTGGCCGCGATACCGGTCGCTCGCTCCACAACATCGCACAGCGCTTTTCTCAAGTAATTGATGATGATCTCATGGACCGGCGCGGCCGCCACCTGGACCTGTTTTCCCTCATAGAGCACTTCCCCGTGGCGGTCCTTGATCCGGCTGACGACATATGGCTTCATCCTTTTCCCGGTGGCGATCGTCCCGTAGACACAGGCCAGTTGAAGGGGGGTCAACTGCAAGAACCCCTGCCCGATGCCGTAGTTGATGGAGTCCCCTTCATACCACGGCTCTTTCCAAACCGCCCGCTTCCAAGCGGTATCCGGGACCAACCCTTTTTTCTCCTGCGGCAGGTCGATCCCGGTCCTCTCTCCCAGTCCGTATTGCCGGGCGTAGCTGGCCAGACGGTCGGGGCCGAGTCTCCGCCCCAGCTCATAAAAAACGACGTCGCACGACTGGGTCAAACCTTCCAGCACCGTGATCCGGCCGTGGCCACCCTCTTTCCAACATCTGGCTATCCGGCCGTTCAGGTTGTAATAACCGGGGCAATAGAGTGTCTCGGTCGTCTTGGCCAGTTGCTCCTTAAGCGCGGCCGAAAGGGTCACGACTTTAAAAGTCGACCCGGGAGGATAAATGCCGAGCGCCCGGTTCATGAAAGGGTGGCGCGGGTCGAGCAAGGCGGCCGCCCGGTGAGGATTTTTTTGGCCGATAAAGATGTTCGGATCGTAATTAGGGTGGCTGACCAGCGCCAGGACCTCACCGCTCCAGGGGTCGAGCACCACCACCGCCCCCGGTTGGCTCCCCAGCGCTTTTTCGGCCGCCTCTTGCAGTTCGACGTCGATCGTTAATTTCACGTCGGCGCCGGGGACCGCTGCGGAAAATCCGAGCAGGCGGGTCGGCGTGCCGGCCACGTCAACCTCGATCTTCTTGCCGCCGTCGATACCCCGGATCAGGCTATCATATTGTTTTTCCACTCCGTCCTTGCCGACCCAGTCGCCCAGCCGGTAGCCCTGCTCCTTCAAGCGTGAGAGGTCGTCCGGTTCGATCTCACCAACATAACCGAGCAGGTGCGAAGCGGTATTGTCGTGGGGATAGAAGCGGACCGGACGGACGCTGACCACGACCCCTTCCAGCTTGTCCTTTTGCTCTTCGATCCTGACCGCGATCTCCGGCGCGAGATTATCCTTGATGATGATCGGCTTATCCGACGATGGTTTGAACTCCAGTTTTTCTCCGAGGATCGCCCCTAGCCGGGCTAGGACAACTGCTTTCTTTTTCCCCGCGCCGGCCGTCAGCAGCTGCGGCATGACCTGGACGGAAAAGACCGGCCGGTTCTCGACCAATACCCTGTCATTCCGGTCATAGATAACGCCCCGCGCCGCCGGAGCGGGAACGGTGCGGGCGGCATTTTCGTCGGCTACCCGCCGGTACTTGTCCCCCTCGATCACCTGTAACTGCAGCAAGCGGAGGGCGAGCAGGACAAAGACCAGGCCGCAAAAAATTAGCAGGAGCCGCTTACTCATCGAGCGTCACCCTGACCAGCGGATACAGCAGCGGCACCAGGATCAGGTTATAGACCGTTTCCGCCACCAGGCGGAAAATAAAATACCAGAGCGAGAACTCCCGGTGGAAAATGAAATGCAGGGTCAACCCTTCCGCCAGCACGCTCAAGGGAGTAAAGAGCGCCACCAGGCCGGCGATCAGGGTGTATTCATCGCCCATGAACCGCTCCCGGAAAGTGTTGGCCGCAGCCCCCGTGATCGTCTTGATGATCGTGTTCAGGTAAAAGGGGCAGGCCAGAATGTCCTGAAGGAAACCGGCCAGGGCGGAGAGTAAAGTGGCCGGCGTCCTCTCCAGCAGTACCGCGTAAAACACCACTGTGACCAAGACCAGGTCGGGGACCACGCCAAGAAAGTTGAAACGGGGCAGGATGACCGTTTGCAGGAGAAGGACCGCGCTGAGGTATAAGCCGATCTTAAAAGCGCGCATTTTATTGGACCAGGAAGACCTCTTCCAACCGGGAAAAATTGACCGCCGGCTTTATTTTTATCTCGTAGAAAAGATCGGCTTCCGCCTTGGTGGCCGCGCTGACCGTGCCGATCGGTATCCCGGGCGGGAAAAGGCTCGAGATCGCCGCGGTCACGATCTGGTCCCCAACCCCGACGTCAGCCCCGCTGCTGACATAGCGGAGAAAGAGAGTGTCGGGTGAGTAACCTTCAACTATGCCAAAATCGCGGCTCCGTTGATCGGCACCGGCGACCGAGCTCTGCGCGTCGGTCAGCAACAAGACGCGGGCGCTGCTCGGCGCCACTTCCACTACCCGGCCGACCAAACCTTCGCGGACCACGACCGGACAATCGGGTTTAACGCCGCTCCCCGCCCCTTTATCTATCTCGATCGACGATAACCAGGGTGAGCCGCTCCGGGCAATGACCCGGGCCGCCACCAACCGCCCGCCATAGCGTGGACCGCCCCGGAAATCAAGCGCTTGCCGCAGCCGTTCGTTCTCTTTGGCCAATTCCACGAGCGTGGCCGCTTTGGCCGCCAGCGCGTTGTTCTCGCTCTTGAGGGCGGCATTCTCGCTCGCCTGGCTCCCCAGGCTAAAAACAAAACCGGGCGCCCCCGTGACTCCGCGCCAGACTACCGTCGTGGCCAGCTGGAACGGGGTAATGACGGTCGTCAGGAGAGAACGCAATCCGGCGAGGTTAAGCCAGGAAAAATAAGAGACAGCCAGGGCCAGCAAGACCACCGTGATCGCCAGGGAATAAGAGTTCTTTCTTTTAAATGGCCGGTAGCTCGTCACTGGCTGCTTTTAGGCATGATCAGGACTTTCTTGAGGGTATCGATCTCTTCCAAGATCTTCCCCGTCCCGTAGGCGACGCACGAGACCGGATCGTCCACAACGTAGACCGACATGTCGGTTTCTTGGGCGAGATACTTGTCGAGCCCGCGGAGGAGGGAACCGCCGCCCGCCATGACAATACCGCGGTCCATGATATCGGCCGCCAGTTCCGGCGGCGTTTTCTCCAGCGTCATCCGGACAGCGTCGACGACCGTCGCCACCGGTTCGGCCAGCGCGTCGCGGATCTCCGACGAGGTCAGGGTCAGGGTCTTGGGGAGGCCGGTCACCAGGTCGCGGCCGCGCACTTCGATCGTCTTCTCTTCCGGCAGAGGATAGGCGGAGCCGATATCGATCTTGATCTGCTCGGCGGTCCGCTCCCCGATCAATAGATTATAATTCTTGCGGCAATGGGAGACGATCGCCTCGTCCATTTCGTCGCCGGCCACCCGGATCGACTTGGAGACAACGATCCCGCCCAGGGCCAGGACAGCCACTTCGGTCGTCCCGCCGCCGATGTCAACGATCATGCTCCCCTGCGCTTCGGAAACCGGCAGGTTGGCTCCGATCGCCGCCGCCATCGGCTCTTCTACCAGGTAAGCTTCGCGGGCGCCGGCATGCATGGCCGCGTCAAGCACCGCTCGCTTCTCCACGCCGGTAATGCCGGACGGAACGCCGACCACGATCCGCGGCCGGACAAAAGCCGAACGGTTGTGGCTCTTGTTGATGAAATGACGAAGCATCATCTCGGTTATCTCAAAGTCGGCAATCACACCGTCGCGCATCGGGCGAACGGCCACGATGTTGGCCGGAGTGCGGCCCAGCATGCTTTTGGCCTCATTACCAAAGGCGAGCGCCCGGTTATTATCTTTATTGATCGCCACGACCGACGGTTCGCAGAGAATGATCCCCTCACCCCGGGCAAAGACCAGCGTGGTCGCGGTCCCGAGGTCGATCCCCAGGTCGCGGGAAAATTGGCCGAAAATATAGTCGTAAAGAGACATTGTTTATCCTCCTATTCGTAAATTAAGTGGGAACTGAAACCTTTGGCCGCCAGCTTGCCGCGCAGTTCCTCGGCGATCGCTTTCGTCCGGTAAGCGCCGACCTGGACCCGCCAGCCGCTCCCCGCTTTTCTGATAAAGACATCGAAGCCGCTGGTACTCAATTTGTCAGCCAGTTGTTTCGCGGCCTCTTTATCGGCAAATAGACCAGCCTGGACCTTGTAATAACCTTTGCCAACCGTAACCGCCTTTGCCGCCGCTGCCGCCTGTTTCCGGCAAAGGACCTTTTTTTTCGGCGTTTGCTTGACGGCTTTTTTCGCTTCCGTGGACAACGCCGCCTGCAACCTTTGCAACGCCCGGATCGATTCGGGCGGCTCCGGGATCGGCGCTGCGATCTTGGCCTCCGGCGTTTTCTTGACCGGGGAGAGGATCCGCGATCCCAACTGGAAGCTGACAAAGAAACTGGCCGCGACGATCAAGACCAGCACCAAGAAAACAAAAAGGTTCTTTAACCCGCCGCTTACCGGCCGCTCCTCGGGCAACGGATCGTCATCCGGCCGGGGAGGCGGGAAACCGCCCGGAGGATTGATGTTAAGAAATTCTTCGGCCATCGCATTTGTATTCTACTATATACTAAGCCCGAGGGTCAAGGAGTTTCAGCGCGTCGGCCGCTAAAAAGAGAGAACCGGCGATAACCCGCGCCTCGCCGGCTGTTTGTTTTAAAGCCGTCTTAAGCGGCAGCGGCTCGGTCCCACCCAGCTGGGTGGCGGCTTGCCGGTGGGATGACCGGGTGATAATTATTTTTTTAGCCAGGGGGGCGATCAGCCGCAGCATCTCCGCCGCGTCCTTGTCCCCCTGCGCCCCGATGATAAAGGTGAATTTTGTGTCGGGATACTCCGCCTTCAGGGTCGCGACCAGCGTCGCCATCCCGGCCGGATTATGGGCGCCGTCCACGATGGTCAGCGGCCGGCGGGCAACGACCTGGAAACGGGCCGGCCAGTTGGTCCGGGCCAAGCCCCGCAAGATCGCCTCCTTGTCGGCCTTTATCCCGGCCAGCCGGACAGCCGCCAAGGCGCAGGCGGCATTAATTTTCTGGTGTTCGCCGATCAGGCCACTGCTCAATCCAGCTCCCTGGCTGTTGACCTGGATCAGCACGCTCCCATTTTTCTCCGCCTGGTACTGCAGGACCTTCAAGGCCGCCGGTTTTTGTTCGCCGGTGATCACCGGCACTCGCGGCTTGATGATCCCCCCCTTTTCAATGGCGATCTTGGCCAGCGTATTACCCAGCACCGCCTTATGTTCGAGATCAATATTGGTGATCACCGAAACCAGCGGCGTCAGGACATTGGTCGCATCAAGACGCCCCCCCAGGCCGACTTCTACCACCGCGTAATCGATCTTCTTCTCCGCGAAATACCAAAAAGCAACCGCCGTCAGGACCTCAAAGACGGTCGGCTGTTCTGGCCAGGAACGGCTTAGCGCCTCGACCTTGGCTAAACCCCGCTTAAAGTCCGAGCGTGAAATATCACGACCATTGATTTTAATTCTTTCCCTAAAATCGAAAAGATGAGGAGAAGTATACAGCCCGACTTTATAGCCGGACTCTTTCAGGATCGAGGCGATCATCACGCAAGTCGAACCTTTGCCGTTCGTCCCGGCAACGTGGAGCGACTGGAACCGGAGCTGCGGGTTACCGAGCTCTTTCAGGAGCCGCTCGATCCGCTCTAACCCCAGGTTGATACCGAATTTATCCAGGGAAAGAAGATATTTATTCCCCTCACCCATCTGCGCAAACACTCACACCCTCTCCCAAAGGGAGAGGGTGACTCGCACTTTTTTCCAGGCATTTTCCCCCTCTCCCTCAGGGAGAGGGGTCTTCGTTTTGGTAGAGCGGAGGTGAGGGCTGTTAAATTTCATTCCATTAAAAGAACTTCATCATCATCAGGTTATAGATCAGGTCAACAATGGACCAGAGCAAAGTCTGGGTCAGTGGGAAAGTCAGGATAAAGAACAGAATGATCATGCCATACGGCTCCAGCCGCTCGATCGCCGCCGCCTGCTCATAAGGGAGGAACATGGCGGCTAGCTTGGAGCCGTCTAAAGGCGGGATCGGGATCAGGTTAAAGATAGCCAGAACAATGTTGATATGTACGCCATAATTCAAGACTTCCTTTAGCAGATAAACCAAGGAACTACCGTTATCCGGCATTACTTTCAGGACCG includes:
- a CDS encoding SIMPL domain-containing protein (The SIMPL domain is named for its presence in mouse protein SIMPL (signalling molecule that associates with mouse pelle-like kinase). Bacterial member BP26, from Brucella, was shown to assemble into a channel-like structure, while YggE from E. coli has been associated with resistance to oxidative stress.), translating into MKKILVFGLFCALAASTASGALLRADKVLVVTGTGQVQTTPDTAIVRLGVEVSRKLAQEAQSDNAAVMQKIAAAIAKLGIPAEKVQTSGYNIWAETKYEQNQPPRTVGYRCANQVNVVIEDLAKISRVIDFGINAGANNVQGISFFRKDDAAAKRLALEGAVKDAAAKALAIAQAANLKLRGIKSIIESGAAVLPPSNQVVRAMSVAGENTPVSPGLVEVRGNVSVTYDVD
- a CDS encoding EscU/YscU/HrcU family type III secretion system export apparatus switch protein, translated to MAEQRIPGPGEELADDKDKAAPARKAAIAIRYDVDRDKAPLVIASGRGPVADEILRIADENKIPLYEDPELAKLLSKLELDVEIPPEMYTLVAEVLFFVYKLDRMAEKREKVVSRLKEEEKEKFRP
- a CDS encoding 50S ribosomal protein L25, coding for MEKIILEAKPREEIGKKLKGLRRQGLVPAVVYGKKIKALALAIDGKSFIKQILRSVAGRNAIVTLKVAGGKVKDISVLTQEVQMNPLTDEILHVDFRHIVMDEAIRTRVRIELTGIPLGVKETGGVLVHGLREVEVECLPGNIPDKFLIDVSALNINDSLHVSDLAITAKVKVLTTPTEMIANCSPPTKEEVVAAPIPTPAEVAAAATEGAAAVADEKVKEKSAPGAPPAKVEGQPAKK
- the mrdA gene encoding penicillin-binding protein 2 gives rise to the protein MSKRLLLIFCGLVFVLLALRLLQLQVIEGDKYRRVADENAARTVPAPAARGVIYDRNDRVLVENRPVFSVQVMPQLLTAGAGKKKAVVLARLGAILGEKLEFKPSSDKPIIIKDNLAPEIAVRIEEQKDKLEGVVVSVRPVRFYPHDNTASHLLGYVGEIEPDDLSRLKEQGYRLGDWVGKDGVEKQYDSLIRGIDGGKKIEVDVAGTPTRLLGFSAAVPGADVKLTIDVELQEAAEKALGSQPGAVVVLDPWSGEVLALVSHPNYDPNIFIGQKNPHRAAALLDPRHPFMNRALGIYPPGSTFKVVTLSAALKEQLAKTTETLYCPGYYNLNGRIARCWKEGGHGRITVLEGLTQSCDVVFYELGRRLGPDRLASYARQYGLGERTGIDLPQEKKGLVPDTAWKRAVWKEPWYEGDSINYGIGQGFLQLTPLQLACVYGTIATGKRMKPYVVSRIKDRHGEVLYEGKQVQVAAAPVHEIIINYLRKALCDVVERATGIAAKIKGLPAAGKTGTAENPGLPHAWFVCYAPSDKPRIVITSFVEHGQHGDRSAAYVARDILTWYRDNRLATQEAFDTGQ
- the mreD gene encoding rod shape-determining protein MreD, with protein sequence MRAFKIGLYLSAVLLLQTVILPRFNFLGVVPDLVLVTVVFYAVLLERTPATLLSALAGFLQDILACPFYLNTIIKTITGAAANTFRERFMGDEYTLIAGLVALFTPLSVLAEGLTLHFIFHREFSLWYFIFRLVAETVYNLILVPLLYPLVRVTLDE
- the mreC gene encoding rod shape-determining protein MreC, translating into MTSYRPFKRKNSYSLAITVVLLALAVSYFSWLNLAGLRSLLTTVITPFQLATTVVWRGVTGAPGFVFSLGSQASENAALKSENNALAAKAATLVELAKENERLRQALDFRGGPRYGGRLVAARVIARSGSPWLSSIEIDKGAGSGVKPDCPVVVREGLVGRVVEVAPSSARVLLLTDAQSSVAGADQRSRDFGIVEGYSPDTLFLRYVSSGADVGVGDQIVTAAISSLFPPGIPIGTVSAATKAEADLFYEIKIKPAVNFSRLEEVFLVQ
- a CDS encoding rod shape-determining protein produces the protein MSLYDYIFGQFSRDLGIDLGTATTLVFARGEGIILCEPSVVAINKDNNRALAFGNEAKSMLGRTPANIVAVRPMRDGVIADFEITEMMLRHFINKSHNRSAFVRPRIVVGVPSGITGVEKRAVLDAAMHAGAREAYLVEEPMAAAIGANLPVSEAQGSMIVDIGGGTTEVAVLALGGIVVSKSIRVAGDEMDEAIVSHCRKNYNLLIGERTAEQIKIDIGSAYPLPEEKTIEVRGRDLVTGLPKTLTLTSSEIRDALAEPVATVVDAVRMTLEKTPPELAADIMDRGIVMAGGGSLLRGLDKYLAQETDMSVYVVDDPVSCVAYGTGKILEEIDTLKKVLIMPKSSQ
- a CDS encoding SPOR domain-containing protein, which codes for MAEEFLNINPPGGFPPPRPDDDPLPEERPVSGGLKNLFVFLVLVLIVAASFFVSFQLGSRILSPVKKTPEAKIAAPIPEPPESIRALQRLQAALSTEAKKAVKQTPKKKVLCRKQAAAAAKAVTVGKGYYKVQAGLFADKEAAKQLADKLSTSGFDVFIRKAGSGWRVQVGAYRTKAIAEELRGKLAAKGFSSHLIYE
- a CDS encoding folylpolyglutamate synthase/dihydrofolate synthase family protein; this encodes MFAQMGEGNKYLLSLDKFGINLGLERIERLLKELGNPQLRFQSLHVAGTNGKGSTCVMIASILKESGYKVGLYTSPHLFDFRERIKINGRDISRSDFKRGLAKVEALSRSWPEQPTVFEVLTAVAFWYFAEKKIDYAVVEVGLGGRLDATNVLTPLVSVITNIDLEHKAVLGNTLAKIAIEKGGIIKPRVPVITGEQKPAALKVLQYQAEKNGSVLIQVNSQGAGLSSGLIGEHQKINAACALAAVRLAGIKADKEAILRGLARTNWPARFQVVARRPLTIVDGAHNPAGMATLVATLKAEYPDTKFTFIIGAQGDKDAAEMLRLIAPLAKKIIITRSSHRQAATQLGGTEPLPLKTALKQTAGEARVIAGSLFLAADALKLLDPRA